One segment of Drosophila mauritiana strain mau12 chromosome 3R, ASM438214v1, whole genome shotgun sequence DNA contains the following:
- the LOC117142567 gene encoding uncharacterized protein LOC117142567 isoform X12, translated as MIGSFWNLCRACPSMPVDKLHSEYRSTYRWHEFTGNSRPEVVRRAPAPNPSQFVGATNEPPLPRRKKCPELAYKSHEFIIGSEYTDGRRDASAHRLARSEERGGTPSRRSKSEGPPVVPNGRAYPIATEIDGTTRKQAGESNGLLKKTINKLSTEYRLQFVWPTVRRIKGGGEATSRAAAGDYPRKSISLGALRSGGQGHSHTQNQNQSQSQGLTQAQNGHTHHTMMGGGAGLPTVHKKRTTNQKEATLHELEPLVSDTDDRKTHEKQVTIVERKITSRPFSQAIDQERLNHFITKKENFGFADAAVAAAALKDEVDNRQQAGESGQVVVMNGSAPPHSKPNLDLWFKEMVELRKKAGEYKCRGWGIEIDPELYKKQKDLWDQVSKRSSLSALSLASSVHRPITKEEKEQENNKKSTPLQKAQKPRVPGQAFLIDNKDEISALPARFSNIRHHLERTTGPDVEEGALLPSPTREKLMPAITKRESESQRGSPKKTALSRHGSPQKGSPQKGSPKKVLKNEGEDGRETAISISSCSPQPPVPEVPEEPLVKSPPEPTRVKSPEQIIMRSPDPVNWTVPLDTGKTFTVTQNVKDGENYSRPQSEIKASTPVEKPPPPPQSAPPQLTEQAKMDGKPLSTLQ; from the exons ATGATTGGCTCATTCTGGAATCTGTGCAGAGCGTGCCCATCAATGCCGGTAGACAAG CTCCACTCAGAGTATCGGAGCACTTATCGCTGGCATGAATTTACGGGCAACTCGCGGCCAGAGGTTGTGCGACGGGCACCTGCCCCAAACCCAAGTCAATTTGTTG GAGCGACAAATGAGCCGCCATTGCCGCGCCGGAAAAAATGTCCAGAATTAGCATATAAATCGCACGAGTTTATTATAGGATCGGAATATACAGATGGACGCCGGGATGCCAGTGCACATCGTTTGGCGAGA TCGGAGGAGCGCGGTGGCACACCTTCGCGCCGCAGCAAATCGGAGGGACCACCCGTTGTGCCCAATGGACGTGCGTATCCCATTGCCACGGAGATCGACGGAACCACAAGAAAACAG GCGGGTGAGTCAAATGGGCTATTGAAAAAGACCATCAATAAGTTGAGCACTGAGTACCGCCTGCAATTCGTCTGGCCCACCGTCCGACGCATAAAGGGCGGCGGCGAGGCGACGTCTAGGGCCGCTGCCGGCGACTATCCGAGAAAGTCCATATCGCTGGGCGCCCTTCGGTCCGGCGGCCAAGGTCACAGTCACACCCAAAACCAGAATCAGAGCCAGAGTCAGGGTCTGACCCAAGCCCAGAATGGTCACACACATCACACGATGATGGGTGGCGGTGCGGGCTTGCCGACGGTGCATAAAAAACGAACAACAAATCAGAAAGAAG CTACTCTACATGAGTTGGAGCCCTTGGTTAGCGATACGGATGATAGAAAAACGCACGAGAA ACAAGTGACCATTGTGGAGCGCAAGATCACCTCGCGTCCCTTCTCGCAGGCCATCGACCAAGAGCGCCTGAACCACTTCATCACGAAAAAGGAGAACTTTGGCTTCGCCGATGCCGCCGTGGCCGCCGCGGCCCTCAAGGACGAGGTGGACAACCGGCAGCAGGCCGGCGAATCTGGCCAGGTGGTGGTCATGAACGGCTCCGCCCCGCCGCACTCGAAACCGAATTTGGATTTGTGGTTCAAGGAGATGGTGGAGCTGCGCAAAAAGGCCGGCGAATACAAG TGTCGCGGTTGGGGCATAGAAATTGACCCGGAATTGTATAAGAAACAGAAGGATCTATGGGATCAGGTTTCAAAGCGCAGCTCACTTTCGGCACTTTCTCTAGCCTCTTCTGTTCATAG ACCCATTACAAAGGAGGAGAAGGAACAGGAGAACAATAAGAAGTCCACGCCATTGCAGAAGGCCCAGAAGCCGCGTGTTCCTGGCCAAGCCTTTTTGATTGATAATAAGGATGAGATTTCAGCACTGCCAGCACGCTTTAGCAATATACGCCATCACCTTGAACGCACCACAGGTCCGG ATGTGGAAGAGGGAGCTTTGTTGCCCTCGCCAACGCGCGAGAAGCTGATGCCGGCTATTACCAAGCGGGAATCGGAGTCTCAGCGAGGAAGTCCCAAGAAGACCGCCTTGTCCAGGCACGGATCGCCCCAGAAGGGTAGTCCTCAAAAGGGCAGCCCCAAGAAGGTCCTTAAAA ACGAAGGCGAGGATGGTCGTGAGactgccatttccatttccagcTGCAGTCCCCAGCCTCCGGTGCCGGAGGTGCCCGAGGAGCCCCTGGTGAAGTCGCCACCAGAACCGACCCGGGTCAAGTCCCCGGAGCAGATCATAATGCGCTCTCCCGATCCAGTCAACTGGACGGTGCCCCTGGACACTGGCAAAACCTTCACGGTGACGCAGAATGTCAAAGATG GGGAGAACTACAGCCGACCTCAGAGCGAGATTAAAGCGTCGACACCGGTGGAGAAGCCCCCACCGCCACCACAATCGGCTCCGCCACAACTAACCGAACAGGCTAAGATGGACGGTAAGCCATTAAGCACGCTtcaataa
- the LOC117142567 gene encoding AF4/FMR2 family member 4 isoform X8, translated as MIGSFWNLCRACPSMPVDKLHSEYRSTYRWHEFTGNSRPEVVRRAPAPNPSQFVGATNEPPLPRRKKCPELAYKSHEFIIGSEYTDGRRDASAHRLARSEERGGTPSRRSKSEGPPVVPNGRAYPIATEIDGTTRKQAATLHELEPLVSDTDDRKTHEKQVTIVERKITSRPFSQAIDQERLNHFITKKENFGFADAAVAAAALKDEVDNRQQAGESGQVVVMNGSAPPHSKPNLDLWFKEMVELRKKAGEYKCRGWGIEIDPELYKKQKDLWDQVSKRSSLSALSLASSVHRPITKEEKEQENNKKSTPLQKAQKPRVPGQAFLIDNKDEISALPARFSNIRHHLERTTDVEEGALLPSPTREKLMPAITKRESESQRGSPKKTALSRHGSPQKGSPQKGSPKKVLKTRSQSAGPGVAENESPKRQIRSASQAPSSRKKTPTTGSGSERKARPSTLSTTFQSRIKSSSLPPPNGRVASAPPATAAAAAAAASAAKSALNANQAHANQSQSSHAKSGSISGRISKPPATSAQQQQQQQQQQQMRKKDKDRSNSSCIGSGSHVGAGSGSQANSVKHLQNKQKQQQLQQQQQQKQQQQQQPQQQKQQQKQQQQLDVAAAAATAAAAATSASPQNPTRPATINIKRLTVPGQDRKLAENEGEDGRETAISISSCSPQPPVPEVPEEPLVKSPPEPTRVKSPEQIIMRSPDPVNWTVPLDTGKTFTVTQNVKDGENYSRPQSEIKASTPVEKPPPPPQSAPPQLTEQAKMDGKPLSTLQ; from the exons ATGATTGGCTCATTCTGGAATCTGTGCAGAGCGTGCCCATCAATGCCGGTAGACAAG CTCCACTCAGAGTATCGGAGCACTTATCGCTGGCATGAATTTACGGGCAACTCGCGGCCAGAGGTTGTGCGACGGGCACCTGCCCCAAACCCAAGTCAATTTGTTG GAGCGACAAATGAGCCGCCATTGCCGCGCCGGAAAAAATGTCCAGAATTAGCATATAAATCGCACGAGTTTATTATAGGATCGGAATATACAGATGGACGCCGGGATGCCAGTGCACATCGTTTGGCGAGA TCGGAGGAGCGCGGTGGCACACCTTCGCGCCGCAGCAAATCGGAGGGACCACCCGTTGTGCCCAATGGACGTGCGTATCCCATTGCCACGGAGATCGACGGAACCACAAGAAAACAG GCGG CTACTCTACATGAGTTGGAGCCCTTGGTTAGCGATACGGATGATAGAAAAACGCACGAGAA ACAAGTGACCATTGTGGAGCGCAAGATCACCTCGCGTCCCTTCTCGCAGGCCATCGACCAAGAGCGCCTGAACCACTTCATCACGAAAAAGGAGAACTTTGGCTTCGCCGATGCCGCCGTGGCCGCCGCGGCCCTCAAGGACGAGGTGGACAACCGGCAGCAGGCCGGCGAATCTGGCCAGGTGGTGGTCATGAACGGCTCCGCCCCGCCGCACTCGAAACCGAATTTGGATTTGTGGTTCAAGGAGATGGTGGAGCTGCGCAAAAAGGCCGGCGAATACAAG TGTCGCGGTTGGGGCATAGAAATTGACCCGGAATTGTATAAGAAACAGAAGGATCTATGGGATCAGGTTTCAAAGCGCAGCTCACTTTCGGCACTTTCTCTAGCCTCTTCTGTTCATAG ACCCATTACAAAGGAGGAGAAGGAACAGGAGAACAATAAGAAGTCCACGCCATTGCAGAAGGCCCAGAAGCCGCGTGTTCCTGGCCAAGCCTTTTTGATTGATAATAAGGATGAGATTTCAGCACTGCCAGCACGCTTTAGCAATATACGCCATCACCTTGAACGCACCACAG ATGTGGAAGAGGGAGCTTTGTTGCCCTCGCCAACGCGCGAGAAGCTGATGCCGGCTATTACCAAGCGGGAATCGGAGTCTCAGCGAGGAAGTCCCAAGAAGACCGCCTTGTCCAGGCACGGATCGCCCCAGAAGGGTAGTCCTCAAAAGGGCAGCCCCAAGAAGGTCCTTAAAA CCCGGTCGCAATCGGCGGGTCCGGGCGTTGCTGAGAATGAGTCACCGAAGCGGCAGATCCGGTCGGCGAGTCAGGCGCCCAGCAGCCGTAAAAAGACGCCGACAACCGGAAGCGGAAGCGAACGCAAGGCACGCCCAT CCACCCTATCCACAACATTCCAATCCCGCATTAAAAGTAGTTCCTTGCCACCGCCCAACGGTAGAGTAGCCTCAGCGCCGCCagccactgcagcagcagcagccgcagcagcatccGCAGCCAAATCAGCATTAAACGCTAATCAGGCTCATGCTAATCAATCACAATCATCACATGCCAAGAGCGGTAGCATCAGCGGCAGAATTTCAAAGCCACCGGCCACATCCgcccaacagcaacaacagcagcaacagcaacagcaaatgcGTAAGAAAGACAAAGATAGATCGAATAGTAGTTGCATTGGCAGTGGTAGTCATGTTGGTGCTGGTAGCGGTAGTCAAGCAAATAGTGTCAAGCATCTGCAGAataagcaaaagcaacaacaactacagcagcaacagcaacaaaagcaacaacaacaacagcaaccgcaacagcaaaagcagcagcaaaaacagcagcagcaactcgatgttgcagcagcagcagcaacagcagcagcagcagcaacatcggcaTCTCCCCAAAACCCAACCCGGCCTGCCACCATCAACATCAAACGGCTCACGGTACCAGGTCAGGATAGAAAATTGGCTGAAA ACGAAGGCGAGGATGGTCGTGAGactgccatttccatttccagcTGCAGTCCCCAGCCTCCGGTGCCGGAGGTGCCCGAGGAGCCCCTGGTGAAGTCGCCACCAGAACCGACCCGGGTCAAGTCCCCGGAGCAGATCATAATGCGCTCTCCCGATCCAGTCAACTGGACGGTGCCCCTGGACACTGGCAAAACCTTCACGGTGACGCAGAATGTCAAAGATG GGGAGAACTACAGCCGACCTCAGAGCGAGATTAAAGCGTCGACACCGGTGGAGAAGCCCCCACCGCCACCACAATCGGCTCCGCCACAACTAACCGAACAGGCTAAGATGGACGGTAAGCCATTAAGCACGCTtcaataa
- the LOC117142567 gene encoding AF4/FMR2 family member 4 isoform X4 — protein sequence MIGSFWNLCRACPSMPVDKLHSEYRSTYRWHEFTGNSRPEVVRRAPAPNPSQFVGATNEPPLPRRKKCPELAYKSHEFIIGSEYTDGRRDASAHRLARSEERGGTPSRRSKSEGPPVVPNGRAYPIATEIDGTTRKQAGESNGLLKKTINKLSTEYRLQFVWPTVRRIKGGGEATSRAAAGDYPRKSISLGALRSGGQGHSHTQNQNQSQSQGLTQAQNGHTHHTMMGGGAGLPTVHKKRTTNQKEATLHELEPLVSDTDDRKTHEKQVTIVERKITSRPFSQAIDQERLNHFITKKENFGFADAAVAAAALKDEVDNRQQAGESGQVVVMNGSAPPHSKPNLDLWFKEMVELRKKAGEYKCRGWGIEIDPELYKKQKDLWDQVSKRSSLSALSLASSVHRPITKEEKEQENNKKSTPLQKAQKPRVPGQAFLIDNKDEISALPARFSNIRHHLERTTGPDVEEGALLPSPTREKLMPAITKRESESQRGSPKKTALSRHGSPQKGSPQKGSPKKVLKTRSQSAGPGVAENESPKRQIRSASQAPSSRKKTPTTGSGSERKARPSTLSTTFQSRIKSSSLPPPNGRVASAPPATAAAAAAAASAAKSALNANQAHANQSQSSHAKSGSISGRISKPPATSAQQQQQQQQQQQMRKKDKDRSNSSCIGSGSHVGAGSGSQANSVKHLQNKQKQQQLQQQQQQKQQQQQQPQQQKQQQKQQQQLDVAAAAATAAAAATSASPQNPTRPATINIKRLTVPGQDRKLAENEGEDGRETAISISSCSPQPPVPEVPEEPLVKSPPEPTRVKSPEQIIMRSPDPVNWTVPLDTGKTFTVTQNVKDGENYSRPQSEIKASTPVEKPPPPPQSAPPQLTEQAKMDGKPLSTLQ from the exons ATGATTGGCTCATTCTGGAATCTGTGCAGAGCGTGCCCATCAATGCCGGTAGACAAG CTCCACTCAGAGTATCGGAGCACTTATCGCTGGCATGAATTTACGGGCAACTCGCGGCCAGAGGTTGTGCGACGGGCACCTGCCCCAAACCCAAGTCAATTTGTTG GAGCGACAAATGAGCCGCCATTGCCGCGCCGGAAAAAATGTCCAGAATTAGCATATAAATCGCACGAGTTTATTATAGGATCGGAATATACAGATGGACGCCGGGATGCCAGTGCACATCGTTTGGCGAGA TCGGAGGAGCGCGGTGGCACACCTTCGCGCCGCAGCAAATCGGAGGGACCACCCGTTGTGCCCAATGGACGTGCGTATCCCATTGCCACGGAGATCGACGGAACCACAAGAAAACAG GCGGGTGAGTCAAATGGGCTATTGAAAAAGACCATCAATAAGTTGAGCACTGAGTACCGCCTGCAATTCGTCTGGCCCACCGTCCGACGCATAAAGGGCGGCGGCGAGGCGACGTCTAGGGCCGCTGCCGGCGACTATCCGAGAAAGTCCATATCGCTGGGCGCCCTTCGGTCCGGCGGCCAAGGTCACAGTCACACCCAAAACCAGAATCAGAGCCAGAGTCAGGGTCTGACCCAAGCCCAGAATGGTCACACACATCACACGATGATGGGTGGCGGTGCGGGCTTGCCGACGGTGCATAAAAAACGAACAACAAATCAGAAAGAAG CTACTCTACATGAGTTGGAGCCCTTGGTTAGCGATACGGATGATAGAAAAACGCACGAGAA ACAAGTGACCATTGTGGAGCGCAAGATCACCTCGCGTCCCTTCTCGCAGGCCATCGACCAAGAGCGCCTGAACCACTTCATCACGAAAAAGGAGAACTTTGGCTTCGCCGATGCCGCCGTGGCCGCCGCGGCCCTCAAGGACGAGGTGGACAACCGGCAGCAGGCCGGCGAATCTGGCCAGGTGGTGGTCATGAACGGCTCCGCCCCGCCGCACTCGAAACCGAATTTGGATTTGTGGTTCAAGGAGATGGTGGAGCTGCGCAAAAAGGCCGGCGAATACAAG TGTCGCGGTTGGGGCATAGAAATTGACCCGGAATTGTATAAGAAACAGAAGGATCTATGGGATCAGGTTTCAAAGCGCAGCTCACTTTCGGCACTTTCTCTAGCCTCTTCTGTTCATAG ACCCATTACAAAGGAGGAGAAGGAACAGGAGAACAATAAGAAGTCCACGCCATTGCAGAAGGCCCAGAAGCCGCGTGTTCCTGGCCAAGCCTTTTTGATTGATAATAAGGATGAGATTTCAGCACTGCCAGCACGCTTTAGCAATATACGCCATCACCTTGAACGCACCACAGGTCCGG ATGTGGAAGAGGGAGCTTTGTTGCCCTCGCCAACGCGCGAGAAGCTGATGCCGGCTATTACCAAGCGGGAATCGGAGTCTCAGCGAGGAAGTCCCAAGAAGACCGCCTTGTCCAGGCACGGATCGCCCCAGAAGGGTAGTCCTCAAAAGGGCAGCCCCAAGAAGGTCCTTAAAA CCCGGTCGCAATCGGCGGGTCCGGGCGTTGCTGAGAATGAGTCACCGAAGCGGCAGATCCGGTCGGCGAGTCAGGCGCCCAGCAGCCGTAAAAAGACGCCGACAACCGGAAGCGGAAGCGAACGCAAGGCACGCCCAT CCACCCTATCCACAACATTCCAATCCCGCATTAAAAGTAGTTCCTTGCCACCGCCCAACGGTAGAGTAGCCTCAGCGCCGCCagccactgcagcagcagcagccgcagcagcatccGCAGCCAAATCAGCATTAAACGCTAATCAGGCTCATGCTAATCAATCACAATCATCACATGCCAAGAGCGGTAGCATCAGCGGCAGAATTTCAAAGCCACCGGCCACATCCgcccaacagcaacaacagcagcaacagcaacagcaaatgcGTAAGAAAGACAAAGATAGATCGAATAGTAGTTGCATTGGCAGTGGTAGTCATGTTGGTGCTGGTAGCGGTAGTCAAGCAAATAGTGTCAAGCATCTGCAGAataagcaaaagcaacaacaactacagcagcaacagcaacaaaagcaacaacaacaacagcaaccgcaacagcaaaagcagcagcaaaaacagcagcagcaactcgatgttgcagcagcagcagcaacagcagcagcagcagcaacatcggcaTCTCCCCAAAACCCAACCCGGCCTGCCACCATCAACATCAAACGGCTCACGGTACCAGGTCAGGATAGAAAATTGGCTGAAA ACGAAGGCGAGGATGGTCGTGAGactgccatttccatttccagcTGCAGTCCCCAGCCTCCGGTGCCGGAGGTGCCCGAGGAGCCCCTGGTGAAGTCGCCACCAGAACCGACCCGGGTCAAGTCCCCGGAGCAGATCATAATGCGCTCTCCCGATCCAGTCAACTGGACGGTGCCCCTGGACACTGGCAAAACCTTCACGGTGACGCAGAATGTCAAAGATG GGGAGAACTACAGCCGACCTCAGAGCGAGATTAAAGCGTCGACACCGGTGGAGAAGCCCCCACCGCCACCACAATCGGCTCCGCCACAACTAACCGAACAGGCTAAGATGGACGGTAAGCCATTAAGCACGCTtcaataa
- the LOC117142567 gene encoding actin cytoskeleton-regulatory complex protein PAN1 isoform X11, whose product MIGSFWNLCRACPSMPVDKLHSEYRSTYRWHEFTGNSRPEVVRRAPAPNPSQFVGATNEPPLPRRKKCPELAYKSHEFIIGSEYTDGRRDASAHRLARSEERGGTPSRRSKSEGPPVVPNGRAYPIATEIDGTTRKQAGESNGLLKKTINKLSTEYRLQFVWPTVRRIKGGGEATSRAAAGDYPRKSISLGALRSGGQGHSHTQNQNQSQSQGLTQAQNGHTHHTMMGGGAGLPTVHKKRTTNQKEATLHELEPLVSDTDDRKTHEKQVTIVERKITSRPFSQAIDQERLNHFITKKENFGFADAAVAAAALKDEVDNRQQAGESGQVVVMNGSAPPHSKPNLDLWFKEMVELRKKAGEYKCRGWGIEIDPELYKKQKDLWDQVSKRSSLSALSLASSVHRPITKEEKEQENNKKSTPLQKAQKPRVPGQAFLIDNKDEISALPARFSNIRHHLERTTGPDVEEGALLPSPTREKLMPAITKRESESQRGSPKKTALSRHGSPQKGSPQKGSPKKVLKTRSQSAGPGVAENESPKRQIRSASQAPSSRKKTPTTGSGSERKARPYEGEDGRETAISISSCSPQPPVPEVPEEPLVKSPPEPTRVKSPEQIIMRSPDPVNWTVPLDTGKTFTVTQNVKDGENYSRPQSEIKASTPVEKPPPPPQSAPPQLTEQAKMDGKPLSTLQ is encoded by the exons ATGATTGGCTCATTCTGGAATCTGTGCAGAGCGTGCCCATCAATGCCGGTAGACAAG CTCCACTCAGAGTATCGGAGCACTTATCGCTGGCATGAATTTACGGGCAACTCGCGGCCAGAGGTTGTGCGACGGGCACCTGCCCCAAACCCAAGTCAATTTGTTG GAGCGACAAATGAGCCGCCATTGCCGCGCCGGAAAAAATGTCCAGAATTAGCATATAAATCGCACGAGTTTATTATAGGATCGGAATATACAGATGGACGCCGGGATGCCAGTGCACATCGTTTGGCGAGA TCGGAGGAGCGCGGTGGCACACCTTCGCGCCGCAGCAAATCGGAGGGACCACCCGTTGTGCCCAATGGACGTGCGTATCCCATTGCCACGGAGATCGACGGAACCACAAGAAAACAG GCGGGTGAGTCAAATGGGCTATTGAAAAAGACCATCAATAAGTTGAGCACTGAGTACCGCCTGCAATTCGTCTGGCCCACCGTCCGACGCATAAAGGGCGGCGGCGAGGCGACGTCTAGGGCCGCTGCCGGCGACTATCCGAGAAAGTCCATATCGCTGGGCGCCCTTCGGTCCGGCGGCCAAGGTCACAGTCACACCCAAAACCAGAATCAGAGCCAGAGTCAGGGTCTGACCCAAGCCCAGAATGGTCACACACATCACACGATGATGGGTGGCGGTGCGGGCTTGCCGACGGTGCATAAAAAACGAACAACAAATCAGAAAGAAG CTACTCTACATGAGTTGGAGCCCTTGGTTAGCGATACGGATGATAGAAAAACGCACGAGAA ACAAGTGACCATTGTGGAGCGCAAGATCACCTCGCGTCCCTTCTCGCAGGCCATCGACCAAGAGCGCCTGAACCACTTCATCACGAAAAAGGAGAACTTTGGCTTCGCCGATGCCGCCGTGGCCGCCGCGGCCCTCAAGGACGAGGTGGACAACCGGCAGCAGGCCGGCGAATCTGGCCAGGTGGTGGTCATGAACGGCTCCGCCCCGCCGCACTCGAAACCGAATTTGGATTTGTGGTTCAAGGAGATGGTGGAGCTGCGCAAAAAGGCCGGCGAATACAAG TGTCGCGGTTGGGGCATAGAAATTGACCCGGAATTGTATAAGAAACAGAAGGATCTATGGGATCAGGTTTCAAAGCGCAGCTCACTTTCGGCACTTTCTCTAGCCTCTTCTGTTCATAG ACCCATTACAAAGGAGGAGAAGGAACAGGAGAACAATAAGAAGTCCACGCCATTGCAGAAGGCCCAGAAGCCGCGTGTTCCTGGCCAAGCCTTTTTGATTGATAATAAGGATGAGATTTCAGCACTGCCAGCACGCTTTAGCAATATACGCCATCACCTTGAACGCACCACAGGTCCGG ATGTGGAAGAGGGAGCTTTGTTGCCCTCGCCAACGCGCGAGAAGCTGATGCCGGCTATTACCAAGCGGGAATCGGAGTCTCAGCGAGGAAGTCCCAAGAAGACCGCCTTGTCCAGGCACGGATCGCCCCAGAAGGGTAGTCCTCAAAAGGGCAGCCCCAAGAAGGTCCTTAAAA CCCGGTCGCAATCGGCGGGTCCGGGCGTTGCTGAGAATGAGTCACCGAAGCGGCAGATCCGGTCGGCGAGTCAGGCGCCCAGCAGCCGTAAAAAGACGCCGACAACCGGAAGCGGAAGCGAACGCAAGGCACGCCCAT ACGAAGGCGAGGATGGTCGTGAGactgccatttccatttccagcTGCAGTCCCCAGCCTCCGGTGCCGGAGGTGCCCGAGGAGCCCCTGGTGAAGTCGCCACCAGAACCGACCCGGGTCAAGTCCCCGGAGCAGATCATAATGCGCTCTCCCGATCCAGTCAACTGGACGGTGCCCCTGGACACTGGCAAAACCTTCACGGTGACGCAGAATGTCAAAGATG GGGAGAACTACAGCCGACCTCAGAGCGAGATTAAAGCGTCGACACCGGTGGAGAAGCCCCCACCGCCACCACAATCGGCTCCGCCACAACTAACCGAACAGGCTAAGATGGACGGTAAGCCATTAAGCACGCTtcaataa